From the genome of Zingiber officinale cultivar Zhangliang unplaced genomic scaffold, Zo_v1.1 ctg39, whole genome shotgun sequence:
CCTAGGAGAAGTGAAGGGTTAATCCCTGGGAGCCCGACCAATTATTGGGCCGACCAAGAATGATTTGTTGGGATATATACTTCTTAACCTTGACTATCATCTTATCTAAACTTTTGACCACTATATTATCTTGACCATTGATCTCATACTGCCCTTGGGCTATCTACTATGAGgtattgccaccatgaggtctgagattcgaatctcgataaagttgaggtaaatatctcccttatgtgttagtcactattctaaaggctagtagtcatccgtgatttacctccttcgtgttggccctgagacggattggcgggggcgctgggggagagcgtattcgccttttgccaccatgtatGTTGATTATTTCTTTGGGCAAAgttgaggaaaaaaaattctCCTCCGAATGAGTTAACTATAGTTTCTCGATTTACTTCCTCATAGATGGTCGTGGAGTTAATTGTGTAGGGCCACTAGGATGGCGGATTCCACCTTGCTATCatgttgattattttttaaaaaatattattctaaTATTTCGGTTTCACGGTAAAGTGGAGAAAAATCCCCAATCTCATTCTTAATTTTACATGCAGTCCCTCTatccaaaaaactttgtttccactccctacatGCAAATTTTCCTTTGCTTCAACTCCCCTCATGTAAATATCATGACCTAATTGCCCTaagattttttaggtataaaaagtccaagaatgagtataattcttcttaaagtcagcattttatactagaatcgagtatattttctatcaaaattatctctcatattttttagatataaaaaatctaaaaacgagtataattcctattaaattcagtattttacattagaatcaagtatattttctattaaattgagcatgattttttccccgcttaatataatttctcctaaattaagtaccatttaaacaaaatttagtatattttcatccaattgagtaccatttaaagaaaatcgtgtatattttctatcaaaattaactctcatattttttttaggtacaaatagtctaaaaacgagtataattcctattaaatttagcactttaaaatagaatcgagtatattttctattaaattgaacacaacttttttcttaatataattcctcctaaattcagtactatttatcatttaaagaaaatctagtatattttccatccaattgagtatcatttaaagaaaatctaatatattttccatccaattaagatgaaaaaagaatcgtactcaatttgataaaaaatatactagattctaaatttaatatactgaatttaagatgaattatacttatttttgaactttttatacctaaaaatatcatgggtaattaggtaaatatatttgaCTAGGGAGCGAAAATAAAGAATTTGAGAAATAGAAACTACATACAAAATTATATTTGTCaatggggactgcatgcaaattttcccttgattcaatttacaaataatgaATAATTCGAACAGAACTAAAATTTGACTtgcattttgaagaaaaaaaagggGCAAATTCCAGGTGTGAAATGAAATTTGCCTGATAAAGTCCCTCGATCCTCTTGTGTGTGTGTTTCGATAAGTCCATCAAAATTCTCTCTTccgccgccgccaccgccgcTGCCCTCCGGTCGCCGATTCCACCCTCCTGTCGCCGATTCCACCCTCATCTGTCACCGTACCATCACCGATCAGCTTCCGAAGTCCTCTCGTCGCTTTCCACCTCCAAATCTATAGTCGTTTAGATCATCACTAGGTACTGATAGAGTTCGAGATGACAAACCATGAGGTGCGATGAGAGATCACAGAATTTCAGGTCACCTTCTCCATCCCAAATCCTTCAAAACTCCCTTTTTCCAAACCCTCGCCCAAACCCTTCAGCATTTCATCGAATCGAACTCCCCTTCCAAAGGCCAAACCCTCCACGCAAAGATCATCACCTTCGGCCTCCACCCCAACACCAATCTATTCATCAAGCTCCTCATCCTACATCTCCGATGCCGATCATTTCTCCACGCCCGGAAACTTTTCGATCAAATGCCAAGGAGAACTCTATCAGCCTACAACTACATGATCGCCGGGTACTTCAAAGAAGGTCGTGTAGAGGAGTCACTGGACCTCATCCGCAAGCTTTTGGCTTCAAACCAAAAGCCGGACGGGTTCACCTTATCGATGGCTCTGAAGCTTTCTGCGAGCTTGGGTTTGTGGAATTTGCCGAGAGAGATCCATGCTCAGATTGTCAGATTGGGAATTGGGTCCTCCGACGAGGTTGTCATTGCTGCTCTCGTTGACTCTTATGTGAAGAATGGGAATCTTCAATATGCCCGGAGTGTGTTTGATTCAATGCCGGAGCCAGAGAGGAATTTAATATGTTCTACCGCATTGGTTGTTGGTTATATGAATCAAGGTGAGTTCAACGAAGCTGAGCATATTTTTAGGAGTTCGAAGGAGAAGGATGTGATTCTGTTCAATGCAATGATTGAAGGGTACAGTAGAGGGCTAGATACATGTGTCAATTCAATAGAGATGTACAAGATGATGCAACGATTGAATTACTTGCCGACGATTTCTTCCTTTGTGAGTGTTATTGGAGCTTGCGCACTCTCATCGGCGTCGGAGGTTGGAGAACAAATACACGGACAGATGGCTAAGATGGAGGCCCTTTCTCATGTCAAATGCGGGAGTGCACTTGTTGACATGTATTCTAAATGTGGAAAAGTTGCGGATGCCAGAAAGATGTTCGACGAAATGCCTGAGCAGAATGTTTTTACCTGGACATCGATGATCGATGGGTATGGGAAAAATGGGATTCCGAATCTGGCCCTAACTCTTTTCTACAAAATGAAGGATTGCTGTAACGACAGACCGAATCATGCCACATTCTTGAGTGTTCTATCGGCTTGTGGGCATGCTGGATTGGTGTCAAATGGTCGCCAAATTTTTGAGAGCATGGAGAGGGAGTACAAACTTAAACCGAGAATTGAGCATTATGCTTGCATGGTGGATCTCTTAGGTCGGAGTGGAAACCTAAGCGAAGCGTACAGATTCATTGAACAGATGCCCATGAAGCCGAATTCAGATGTATGGACAGCTTTGCTAGGAGCAGCTAGCATTCACGGAAATGTTGTGATGGCAGATGTTGCTGCGAAAGAAGTTTTTAAATTGAGTCGAAATGAAAGGCCAGGAGCTTACGTTGTTTTGTCCAACACTTTTGCGGCTGCAGAGAAATGGAAAGGTGTAAGTAAAGTAAGGAAGTTGATGAAAGCAATGGGTGTCTCTAAAGGCACTGGTCAAAGTTGGGTGGATGTAAACAAAGGTGCTTGAAAATTTCTTTTCAGGAAAGAAACTCTTCGGATAAATCCAAGGAGAGGTACATCCGCTTCGCAGGACTACCTGCAAGGATCGCCAATTATTTGACTGTATGCTCATTTTGATTTATAATAACAGCTTCGGATCAGGAAGAACTCTTCAGTGTGAGAATGATGTGCACATCGCCTTAAACAATACCATCTTTCGAATTGTTTAGACACTCCTCGCATCTCGAACTTCATGAACCAATGCGGTTTATCTTTTTGAAGTTATTGTTGAGACGTTCATGGGAATCTATTTGTGAGATTCAATATCAAAGTGAAGCTCATAGCGAGCCATGAGTACCACCGCTGAGGAAGGCTCGCGTCTGTTTTTTGGTTCAAATTCTTCAAGGTTAGTTCGAGCGGAAGAAACGGACATGATATCAATGATATTAATCTCCATAAAAAAGTGAACAAGATGCAGATCGACAGTGCTGACTTTATGAGAATGAGAGGAGAAGAACAGCATTTATCGTGTCGAATATTCGTCTGTATACTCCGAATATTCGAGGGAAATTAGGTGCATCGTGTATGTTTGTTATGCGGTTTatcatttgcattttttttttttgtctggaAAGTATAAAACCGGTTGACAGAATTATTAGCATATTTTTTTGGGtggatttaaaaaagaaaaatctaaAGTCTCCAATTTGACTTCCAAAAGGTACGTGGATCAACCAATGTTAAATATCTCGGAGGAACAAGACAAATCATTGTATAATTTAAGTGAGCCAATGAAATTGGTATTCTTCAGCAGTCATTAAAAAAGAtaaaaatgaaaacacaaaaattaaaaaaatatctcaaAGCATTTGTGGCGATGGACTCCGCTTCGCCTTGTCACCTATATAGCAAGAGAAGGGGCAGGGCAGTTCTTCATCGAGCGATCGGCCATGGCTTCCTCTCTCTCCGCTGTCTGTTTTCCCTGCTCCATCTCCtcgtcttcctcttctctcttaaaTCAACGCCGTCACGGCTCTACCTCCATTCCACCGGTGCACACTTCCTCAGCCAATGGTATTCATGTTTCTCTCACGCGGCAATGTTTTCTCTTCATTGTTCCGTCAAAGATccgattttttttttcctgagATTTTTCCTTCTCGTCTTCTATGAAACAAGTTGATTTCTCCTCCGCGGCTTGTTGAATCGTTTTTTGTTGGAAAAGAACCCCTATTTCATGCTTTGAGAAAATTAGAGTCAAAATCCGACGgtgatcttttttttttcttgtggtaCAGTTTTAACTTAAATTGAACTAAAAAAAATTGTGTTTTTAAAAGCGTTTGCGTGGTCGTTGCTTCAAAATCAAACAAATTGGACCAGAAAAAATAGACTATTTTGTATTTCATCTTCATTTTATATAACAAAATAGCATCTATGCGACaaagaaaacaaagaacacaaggTGTGTGAATGTTCACAGTTTGCTCATTTTCATTTGGATTCCCGTTAAAATATTCAATTATAGTGAAAGCTATCAAACTTCCATTGATAAAGATCCGGCTTTAATTCTGTTGGTGTGAAGCTACTTGCTATTTGGGCTAGAAGCAGTAGTTCCCATAAAATTATTCAATTCTTATGAAAGCTGTCAAACTTCTATTGACAGATATCTGACTTTATTTCTGTTGGTGTTAATTTACTTGCCTACTTGGGTTAGAAGTAGTAGCTCCCATGAATAATATATAACTTTTGCTTCTTGTTAATATTTTGCATGGAGAGGAAGCTCCTGCTTCCTACCCATTTTGTTACAACAAATTTCAGCTAAGAATTGCTTCTTCTTGAAGCTGCTACTTTGGTTGGTGCATACTCTGTGACATACGGGCCCAAACAACGGTGTTGTAGGAGAATTCAAGCTGCAGCTGTTGTTTCAGCCCCTGTTGAGGAAGAACTTAAAGAGTACGACCCTATGATTCATTGATTTGTTCCAGTCGGTGCTGTTACATACATGA
Proteins encoded in this window:
- the LOC122037421 gene encoding pentatricopeptide repeat-containing protein At1g28690, mitochondrial-like; the protein is MRDHRISGHLLHPKSFKTPFFQTLAQTLQHFIESNSPSKGQTLHAKIITFGLHPNTNLFIKLLILHLRCRSFLHARKLFDQMPRRTLSAYNYMIAGYFKEGRVEESLDLIRKLLASNQKPDGFTLSMALKLSASLGLWNLPREIHAQIVRLGIGSSDEVVIAALVDSYVKNGNLQYARSVFDSMPEPERNLICSTALVVGYMNQGEFNEAEHIFRSSKEKDVILFNAMIEGYSRGLDTCVNSIEMYKMMQRLNYLPTISSFVSVIGACALSSASEVGEQIHGQMAKMEALSHVKCGSALVDMYSKCGKVADARKMFDEMPEQNVFTWTSMIDGYGKNGIPNLALTLFYKMKDCCNDRPNHATFLSVLSACGHAGLVSNGRQIFESMEREYKLKPRIEHYACMVDLLGRSGNLSEAYRFIEQMPMKPNSDVWTALLGAASIHGNVVMADVAAKEVFKLSRNERPGAYVVLSNTFAAAEKWKGVSKVRKLMKAMGVSKGTGQSWVDVNKGA